Part of the Hippopotamus amphibius kiboko isolate mHipAmp2 chromosome 7, mHipAmp2.hap2, whole genome shotgun sequence genome, TGTCCGGGGAGGCATCGCGGGGGCCCTGGCCACCGCCCAGCAGTGCGGCCCCCGCCTCTTCCTCGCTGGCCTCGCCGCCGCTGTCCTCCTCGCTGCCGTCACCCAGGCCGGCACAGCGCCGCAGGCTCACCAGCTCCAGCTGCGTGTGCTCGTCCACCACCAGCGTGTACTTGACCGCATCGTACACCAGCGAGGCGTCCAGCGCCGCGGGGCCCGGGCCCCGGCCGCCGGGGGGCCCCGCCTTGGCCGCAGCGTCGTCCTCCTCCTCTTCGTCCTCGTCGTCCCCGTCCGAGCAGGCGGCGGAGCAGGCGCGGCCGGGGCGGGCAGGGCGGCCCGCCGCGGCCCACAGGGGCGTGATGGTGTCGCGCGTGGGGTTGCTGAGGAAGAGGCAGGGCCCGGGCTGCGCGGGGCCGGGCCGGCAGGCGgagggcgcgggcggcggcggcccgcACAGCGTCGCCATGTCCACCAGCTCCACGCCGGCTCCCGCCGCCGCCTCGGGGGCCCCGCCGGCGGGCTCCCCGgcgggccgcggcggcggcgcgggggaCAGGCACTGGCCGGGGCAGCGGATGGGGGAGGAGCCCTCGGAGATCAGGCGGCTCACGAGGTTGCTGAGCAGCCAGGGCGAGTCGGCGTCCTCGCTGAGGTCCGGCTCCGACTCGGAGCCCGACTCGTACTCGCTGTTGGTGTCGTCGGGGCCCACGGGCAGGAAGGCGGGGCGGCGCGGGGGCTCACGCgcgggctcgggctcgggctcgggctccgAGGCCGGCGACGAGGCCTCCTCGATGGAGTTGGTGAGGTGCGAGGAGCGgccgctgctgctgccgccgtCGTCGCTGCTCCGCTCCAGCTCCGTCTCTGAGATGGACGAAATCATGCGCCCCAGGCGCGCGCGCCCCACGTCCTCGGAGTCGGAGCCCGGCGACGACAGCTCCTGGCTGCTGCGCCGGCCCCCACGGCCGCCGCTGGAGCCGCTGCCCAGGTCGGCCTCGATGCCCGGATCCGAGGAGGGCGAGGCCCCACCCGTCGCCGGGGGCCCTGCGGGCTGGTTTCCTTCGGAGTCGCATCCTGGGCGCACAGGTGACTGAGCCCCGCAGGGGCTCATGTCCGTGGGCGGGAGGGGGGCGGGCGGCTCTGCGGGGCGGGGGGTCGGGTCAGCCAGCCCACTCCTCTactcctccctccctcgcctCCTGTGCTCGCCCTCCCACCGCCGCCCAGCTCACCCACCTCTCAGGGGTTCCTGGGCGGGTGGGCACAGCACAGTTTCCTGCCAGGAGGCTGGAGGCCCTGGAGCAAACCCTCCATTGTTGTtcagggagtcctgggaggggagtggaggggcGGGGATAGGAAAGCCGCGCTGAGGAGGGGCCCCAGCTCTCAGGGGTAGGAGGGGGACAGGCTGCCATGGGGACCAGAGTCCCAGACGCTGGGAGCCAGGTTTAGCTGTGAGTCTGCGTGCTCACCTGGGCTCCCAGCATTGTCAGGTGGAGCGTGGTGGGCCGGTGCTTGTGGGGCTCCTctagggaaggggaggggatcaGGGGCTCCGGGCCAGAGGGCTCTGAAccagggcctcctccctccttgccctccccttctccttcctcctcttcctcctcttcctcctcttcttcctcctcctcctcctcctcctcgtcttcCTCTTCTTCATTGTCATCGATCATCTCAAACTCCTGAAAGTCATCCTGGAAGGAGCAGATGGGGTGCGGCTGCTCCGGACGCCCCAGAGAAAGGCTGTCCTGCAGGAAAGAAGgacagggcagagctgggctaAAGTGGGACAGTGACTTGGGGTCCCAGGTGCCAGGAAGGGGGAAAGTAGGAAGCTCTAAGTCAAGGGACAGAAGTCTCCCTCCATTTCACTCTGCTCTCCACCAACAGagcagcttttttaaaaatctgtttaagaTACATAAGGATCACTCCAGTTCTCAGTAAGTAAGAGTCCAAACTCCTAAGTCTGGGTGACAGAGATTCCCAAATTGGCCCCAACCCACCTGCCAGCCTCATCTCACCCTCAAACCCCATCACATTTGACACCAGCacctttttcttcatagcacttcaACAAAACTCACAATTACTGTAGAGTTTTGGGAAGTTTTGTCTTCCCCACCAAGCTGCAAGCCCCACCAGGACAGGGCCATGTCCACATTGTACACTGGTGTACCCCAACCCCACCAAGAACAGGACCTGGCCCACAGTAAAAGCTCAGTAAATATCAAATGAATGCATGAAGCAAAACAGCCAGCACCAGGATTCACCAAGCTTGCAGCAACCTCCGGGCCTTGACCCACTGATCCGCTGccagcaattcctctcctccACTGCCTCCTACCTCCCTCACCTGTCAGCTCCTGCTCGTCTTCCCTCAGGGCAGGGGTGTGGGCCATTTCCACTGGACGGTCTCCCTGATGGCCTAGTCTCAGGTGGGTTCCCCTCATTGCACCTTGTGTCCCCTCATTGGAATCCAGCTGTTGACACTCAAGCAGTCACTGCCTCTCACATGTCTTTCTCCCCTACTAGGTTATAAGCTCCCGAGGGGCAAGAGCCACACCTGTCCTGCTCTCTTCCCAGGCACCTGGAAGCCCCCAGCACTTGCCACATGGGAGTTGCTCAGAAACGTTCTTGAATGAAAACGAAAACGTgaagagatggggaggaggaggagatggggaaggagagaCTTCAGGGGTGGAGAGATGAGGCAGACAGACGGAGGCTTGAAAGGTGGGGAAAGGGCTGAGGAGGAGATGAAGTGAGATGGCAGCTGGAAGGGTTAGATCTTTCAGGGAAATGATCTGAGGACAGAGGCACCAAAGCATAGGCACATCTCCCCACCTCCAAGCTAGCCCACTGGTGGGGGTCAGGCGAGGACTTCTGGGGAAGGTCCTCAGTGGACCTCGGTCAGAAAAAGAGAGGTCTGATATCGAGGAAGACCCCAGGTGGAGAGGACAAGGGAGAGGGGGCAATCAGAGGATTTCTTGTTTCAAGGCTGAGCTTAGACCCACCCTAAAACCCCAAGAGACTGCTAAGCAGAACGTAAGCGAGACTATCCCTTGCAAGAGCTCTCTGCCCTGagccccttccccaccttctCGCAGTGGTCCGAGTCATAGCTGAGGCCCAGGCCGCAGTCGTCAGTGATCTCAGACAGATCTTCATCATCGAACTCTTCCAGGCTTATGTCCTGCGGAGGCCTGGAGAGCAGAGCACGGACAGGGCTCCTGAGAGAGCCACCAgccctgggctccctgcctgGGAACTGGTCCTAGGGAAGGGCCAAGGGAGACCCCCCCACCGGCTCCTAGGCTCCGTGATCTCCAGAGCCCCCAAACTCCCAGACCCGCATCCTGCCATTATCTTGAACCTCCAGCTCTGCTCTCCCACGGATTTCCCC contains:
- the MAPK8IP2 gene encoding C-Jun-amino-terminal kinase-interacting protein 2 produces the protein MADRAEMFSLSTFHSLSPPGCRPPQDISLEEFDDEDLSEITDDCGLGLSYDSDHCEKDSLSLGRPEQPHPICSFQDDFQEFEMIDDNEEEEDEEEEEEEEEEEEEEEEEEGEGEGKEGGGPGSEPSGPEPLIPSPSLEEPHKHRPTTLHLTMLGAQDSLNNNGGFAPGPPASWQETVLCPPAQEPLREPPAPLPPTDMSPCGAQSPVRPGCDSEGNQPAGPPATGGASPSSDPGIEADLGSGSSGGRGGRRSSQELSSPGSDSEDVGRARLGRMISSISETELERSSDDGGSSSGRSSHLTNSIEEASSPASEPEPEPEPAREPPRRPAFLPVGPDDTNSEYESGSESEPDLSEDADSPWLLSNLVSRLISEGSSPIRCPGQCLSPAPPPRPAGEPAGGAPEAAAGAGVELVDMATLCGPPPPAPSACRPGPAQPGPCLFLSNPTRDTITPLWAAAGRPARPGRACSAACSDGDDEDEEEEDDAAAKAGPPGGRGPGPAALDASLVYDAVKYTLVVDEHTQLELVSLRRCAGLGDGSEEDSGGEASEEEAGAALLGGGQGPRDASPDSPDLTFSKKFLNVFVNSTSRSSSTESFGLFSCLVNGEEREQTHRAVFRFIPRHPDELELDVDDPVLVEAEEDDFWFRGFNMRTGERGVFPAFYAHAVPGPAKDLLGSKRGPCWVERFDVQFLGSVEVPCHQGNGILCAAMQKIATARKLTVHLRPPASCDLEISLRGVKLSLSGGPEFQHCSHFFQMKNISFCGCHPRNSCYFGFITKHPLLSRFACHVFVSQESMRPVAQSVGRAFLEYYQQHLEYACPTEDIYLE